The following coding sequences are from one Halobacteriovorax sp. JY17 window:
- a CDS encoding MBL fold metallo-hydrolase, with translation MQRNTEYFCLEPAKFRLDGGAMFGIIPKPLWNKVHPSDEQNRIDLALRLILIKDENKNILIDTGIGDHNSESFNERFDVRTEMKPLEKALKKADLTPGDITDLILSHLHFDHIGGIGELIDGVMTPIFKNANCHIHKEHYNYAHSPTMRDAGSFHCKNFEPIIKWYEENSKLIWHKGEEGKILDLDSGPLNFKCSHGHTPYLMHPYDDRMIYLADLIPTSNHIHIPWVMGYDISPGVTTKDKEEFLQFIYDRNLTMIYEHDPIYWGGKLTPSKHGFSAGENFKKFDQLAYKIEL, from the coding sequence ATGCAACGCAACACAGAGTATTTTTGTCTAGAACCTGCTAAATTTCGTTTAGACGGTGGAGCCATGTTTGGAATCATTCCCAAACCTCTTTGGAATAAAGTTCATCCAAGTGACGAGCAAAATAGAATTGACCTAGCTCTTAGACTTATCCTTATAAAGGATGAAAATAAGAATATCTTAATAGATACAGGGATCGGTGATCACAACTCCGAGAGCTTCAACGAGAGATTCGACGTCAGAACAGAGATGAAACCTCTTGAAAAAGCTCTCAAAAAAGCTGACCTAACACCTGGCGATATCACAGACCTTATTCTAAGCCATCTTCACTTTGATCATATTGGAGGAATTGGTGAGCTTATCGATGGAGTGATGACCCCCATTTTTAAAAATGCAAACTGCCATATCCATAAAGAGCATTATAATTATGCTCACTCTCCAACGATGCGAGATGCGGGATCATTTCACTGCAAGAACTTTGAGCCCATTATTAAATGGTATGAAGAAAACTCTAAACTCATCTGGCATAAAGGTGAAGAAGGGAAAATTCTAGACTTAGACAGTGGACCACTAAACTTTAAATGTTCTCACGGCCACACACCTTATCTGATGCACCCCTACGATGACAGAATGATTTATCTGGCCGACCTCATTCCAACTTCTAATCATATCCATATACCTTGGGTCATGGGCTATGACATTAGTCCTGGAGTCACAACAAAAGATAAGGAAGAATTTCTACAATTTATTTACGATAGAAATTTAACTATGATCTATGAGCATGATCCTATCTACTGGGGCGGAAAACTCACTCCGAGTAAACATGGTTTCAGTGCAGGTGAAAATTTTAAGAAATTTGATCAGCTCGCGTATAAAATAGAATTATAA